One Amaranthus tricolor cultivar Red isolate AtriRed21 chromosome 1, ASM2621246v1, whole genome shotgun sequence DNA window includes the following coding sequences:
- the LOC130822532 gene encoding uncharacterized protein LOC130822532, with product MENLSTSKDGVSEPDLEMGGGYDNLELSGVETIENYKMKQSYNNNGESKYENMVATSIGNELEDVKSMVVEVEVSEKKVVKERPKAMSAKKPPKPPRPPRGLSLDSADQKLIRELHQLAKLKRARVERMKALKKAKEAKLASSKNQLFATLLTVLFCLVVLLQGISSRTNPAASFQGSPISTAVTEHSIISVQHNPISSASYVNKPSSESPRLVEQSAGVDIAEQESRAVG from the exons ATGGAGAATCTTAGTACTTCAAAAGATGGGGTTTCTGAACCTGATCTTGAAATGGGTGGTGGTTATGATAACTTAGAATTAAGTGGAGTTGAAACAATTGAAAACTATAAGATGAAGCAATCATACAATAATAATGGAGAgtctaaatatgaaaatatGGTAGCTACGAGTATTGGGAATGAGTTAGAAGATGTGAAATCAATGGTAGTGGAAGTGGAGGTGTCTGAGAAGAAGGTAGTTAAAGAGAGGCCAAAAGCTATGAGTGCTAAGAAACCCCCAAAACCACCACGCCCACCTAGAGGTTTGTCATTGGATTCAGCTGATCAGAAGTTGATTAGAGAACTTCATCAACTTGCTAAGCTTAAACGTGCTCGTGTCGAGCGTATGAAAGCTTTGAAGAAGGCTAAAGAAGCTAAGCTTGCTTCTTCTAAAAATCAGTTGTTTGCAACTTTGCTCACTGTTTTGTTCTGCCTAGTTGTGCTTCttcaag GGATTTCATCTAGGACTAATCCAGCTGCAAGTTTCCAAGGATCACCTATCTCAACCGCAGTTACAGAACATAGTATCATATCTGTTCAGCACAACCCAATTTCCTCAGCAAGCTATGTTAATAAACCAAGTTCTGAATCTCCCAG ATTAGTGGAGCAGTCTGCTGGGGTTGATATAGCAGAACAGGAAAGCAGAGCAGTAGGCTGA